One genomic window of Streptomyces sp. NBC_01276 includes the following:
- a CDS encoding BTAD domain-containing putative transcriptional regulator has protein sequence MEFRVLGTVAVVTEGGLPLPLGPAKRRSLLAALLLRPNAPVGVERLTEALWDEDPPRHARTVLQGHVSRLRALLAAYGAPAHGVELLTQGQAYALRLPAPLLDAHRFEELLARARTRAEREPAEAAALLREALALWQGPALGGTVRGPVLETAAHGLEELRLTAVEELAALHVRLGEHAASAALLHAEAVGRPLREPLVAALMLALAGAGRQAEALDWFHRTRRLLADELGVGPGAVLADAYAALLEADTRMPSTARRPQAVTPRATDADAAAPGAHGTRPPQAGAAVARAGSGTGSGPDTRAGAGAGPSAGPGSGAGSGAEPSADPSAGSGVGSGAGSASGGTALPVDAAGPQLLPRRPRGFTGREGELAALDRAAAAASDPIVMLTGGAGVGKTALAVHWAHRNGTRFPDGRLFADLHGYSPLPARDTTAVLREFLLALGEPAERMPGSPEALGARYRELTSGRRMLVLLDNAHDAEQVRPLLPGGADCLTVVTSRSRLAALVASDAARPVPVAPLPTDQSTALLAAVLGADLVAAEPGAAARLAGLCDGLPLALRLAAARLATRPHRGLAAFAGELADEHTRLDLLDVGDTGVAAALALTVQHLPEPARRMFHRLGPHTGATLDTCTAAALAGCPPGRAATALDQLAAAQLIVEAGPRSYVLHDLVRLYARSLSPGHDPEGLLRLLDHWLHTLLAACAAAEPGSEPCCAPPPEAGPAGEIRRFPDRTGALAWFSAERDALRGAVEAAASAGAHDRAWRLVLLQWPLVLWQVRDGWVPLLEQGLASAELDGDTGAQSRVRALLGWVLAEEGRSEEALRQLERAPALAALAGDASGEATARINLAVALMRRGERSRPGELLVRALDLAERDGLTGTVTLAHQHLAHHLLSVGAAEEAVEHAARGLALATPPLAAPRRVVLRTLYGEALAATGRTGEAVRQLDAAIREARAHTYEEGEAAARAALAALA, from the coding sequence ATGGAGTTCCGCGTGCTCGGAACGGTGGCCGTGGTGACGGAAGGCGGCCTTCCGCTCCCGCTCGGCCCCGCCAAACGCCGGAGCCTGCTCGCCGCACTGCTCCTGCGCCCCAACGCCCCCGTCGGCGTGGAGCGGCTGACCGAGGCCCTGTGGGACGAGGACCCGCCCCGGCACGCCCGCACCGTGCTCCAGGGCCACGTGTCCCGGTTGCGCGCGCTGCTCGCCGCGTACGGAGCACCCGCGCACGGGGTGGAACTCCTCACGCAGGGGCAGGCGTACGCCCTCCGCCTTCCCGCGCCACTGCTGGACGCCCACCGCTTCGAGGAGCTGCTCGCCCGTGCCCGGACCCGCGCGGAGCGGGAACCGGCCGAGGCCGCCGCGCTGCTGCGGGAGGCACTCGCTCTCTGGCAGGGGCCCGCCCTCGGGGGGACCGTACGCGGACCCGTGCTGGAGACGGCCGCGCACGGGTTGGAGGAGCTGCGGCTGACCGCCGTCGAGGAACTGGCCGCCCTGCACGTGCGGCTGGGCGAACACGCCGCTTCGGCCGCCCTGCTGCACGCCGAGGCCGTCGGCCGGCCGCTGCGGGAACCGCTGGTGGCGGCGTTGATGCTGGCCCTGGCCGGAGCGGGCCGGCAGGCGGAGGCGCTGGACTGGTTCCACCGCACGCGCCGGCTCCTGGCCGATGAACTCGGCGTGGGCCCCGGGGCGGTGCTCGCCGACGCCTACGCGGCCCTGCTGGAGGCCGACACCCGCATGCCGTCAACGGCCCGGCGGCCTCAGGCGGTCACCCCGCGGGCCACCGACGCCGACGCCGCGGCCCCCGGGGCACACGGGACGCGGCCGCCCCAGGCGGGGGCAGCCGTCGCGCGGGCCGGCTCAGGAACCGGGTCGGGGCCAGACACCCGGGCAGGGGCAGGGGCAGGGCCGTCGGCCGGGCCAGGGTCAGGAGCCGGGTCAGGAGCCGAGCCGTCGGCCGACCCGTCGGCCGGGTCAGGGGTCGGGTCAGGGGCCGGGTCGGCCTCCGGGGGCACCGCGCTGCCCGTCGACGCGGCCGGGCCGCAGCTCCTGCCGCGCCGTCCCCGGGGCTTCACCGGCCGCGAGGGCGAACTCGCCGCGCTGGACCGGGCCGCCGCAGCGGCCTCCGACCCGATCGTCATGCTGACCGGCGGCGCCGGCGTCGGGAAGACCGCCCTGGCCGTGCACTGGGCCCACCGGAACGGCACCCGCTTCCCCGACGGCCGGCTCTTCGCCGACCTGCACGGCTACAGCCCCCTCCCGGCCCGCGACACCACCGCGGTCCTGCGGGAGTTCCTGCTCGCCCTCGGCGAACCGGCCGAGCGGATGCCCGGATCGCCCGAGGCCCTCGGAGCCCGCTACCGCGAACTGACCTCCGGACGCCGGATGCTGGTCCTGCTGGACAACGCCCACGACGCCGAACAGGTGCGACCCCTCCTGCCCGGCGGCGCCGACTGCCTCACCGTCGTCACCAGCCGCAGCCGCCTCGCCGCACTCGTCGCCTCCGACGCCGCCCGTCCCGTACCGGTCGCCCCGCTGCCCACCGACCAGTCCACCGCACTGCTGGCCGCCGTCCTCGGCGCCGACCTGGTCGCCGCCGAACCCGGTGCCGCCGCCCGGCTCGCAGGCCTGTGCGACGGCCTGCCCCTGGCCCTGAGGCTCGCCGCCGCCCGGCTCGCCACCCGCCCGCACCGGGGTCTCGCCGCGTTCGCCGGTGAACTGGCCGACGAACACACCCGGCTGGACCTGCTGGACGTCGGCGACACCGGTGTCGCCGCGGCCCTCGCCCTCACCGTCCAGCACCTGCCCGAACCGGCCCGGCGGATGTTCCACCGGCTCGGACCGCACACCGGCGCCACCCTCGACACCTGCACCGCGGCCGCCCTCGCCGGCTGCCCGCCCGGCCGGGCCGCCACGGCCCTGGACCAGCTGGCCGCCGCCCAGCTGATCGTGGAGGCCGGGCCCCGGTCGTACGTGCTCCACGACCTCGTACGCCTCTACGCCCGCAGCCTCTCGCCGGGCCACGACCCCGAGGGCCTGCTGCGGCTGCTGGACCACTGGCTGCACACGCTCCTGGCGGCCTGTGCCGCCGCCGAGCCCGGCAGCGAGCCCTGCTGCGCCCCGCCCCCGGAGGCCGGGCCGGCGGGCGAGATCAGGCGCTTCCCCGACCGCACGGGCGCACTGGCCTGGTTCTCCGCCGAACGGGACGCGCTGCGCGGTGCCGTGGAGGCGGCCGCCTCCGCGGGAGCGCACGACCGGGCCTGGCGGCTGGTCCTGCTGCAGTGGCCCCTGGTCCTGTGGCAGGTCCGCGACGGCTGGGTGCCGTTGCTCGAACAGGGGCTGGCCTCCGCCGAACTCGACGGGGACACCGGAGCCCAGTCCCGGGTCCGGGCCCTGCTGGGCTGGGTGCTGGCCGAGGAAGGCCGGTCCGAGGAGGCCCTCCGACAGCTGGAGCGGGCCCCCGCGCTCGCCGCCCTCGCCGGGGACGCCTCCGGGGAGGCGACCGCCCGGATCAACCTCGCCGTCGCCCTGATGCGCCGCGGCGAACGCAGCCGCCCCGGGGAGCTGCTGGTCCGCGCCCTCGACCTGGCCGAACGGGACGGGCTCACCGGCACCGTCACCCTCGCCCACCAGCACCTGGCGCACCACCTCCTGTCGGTCGGCGCCGCGGAGGAGGCCGTCGAGCACGCCGCCCGGGGCCTGGCCCTCGCCACCCCGCCGCTGGCCGCCCCGCGGCGCGTGGTGCTGCGCACCCTGTACGGCGAGGCCCTCGCCGCCACGGGCCGCACCGGTGAGGCCGTGCGCCAGCTCGACGCCGCCATCCGCGAGGCCCGCGCCCACACCTACGAGGAGGGCGAGGCCGCGGCCCGCGCCGCCCTGGCGGCCCTGGCCTAG
- a CDS encoding thiamine pyrophosphate-binding protein, which produces MRVYEAIVKGLEGIGVRAAFGGAGENAAGLMLALKHSRQIRPVITRHEQAASFMACGYAMYTNRLGFCFATAGPGAFNLFSGLAVAMSDSYPVLAVSGYATMKWRGWGSLNETSGVNRTPDSQAMFAATTKKSFLLTDIADTCDVLEEAVNIAFEGRPGPVHIHVPEDLTHHGVEVTNFRPLRLDVKPVLPDPARVAEIAAVLADALARGKRIVALVGFGAVRSGAGPEIERLIERFQIPLLTTLDGKGIVSEGHPLAVGVFADSGHSSAWKAFRQADVVLCIGNSLNQHATFNYREDLFENKLLIHVNISEGEFRKAYRADHTLLSDARPAVAALADALERMVGEVPAVEIDRRDYEARKITHLTGKIHPGELAQSIGRMLPPRGVLLADAGAHVAWLGYYVELEQGQNFRKAGSFGPMAGHVNGALGVKVAHPDRTVVVGCGDGCYSLSGFELMTAVEHEIPVIWVIFNDGEFKLIKLFQMVTYAESGLVEFQNPDFASYARACGADGYRVETLEDFEDAFRAALASGRPTLIDAEITRWALPHYSPSPDGVIDGLVETLEARFRD; this is translated from the coding sequence ATGAGAGTCTACGAGGCCATCGTCAAGGGGCTGGAAGGCATCGGGGTACGAGCGGCCTTCGGCGGTGCCGGGGAGAACGCGGCGGGTCTGATGCTGGCGCTGAAGCATTCGCGGCAGATCCGGCCGGTCATCACGCGACACGAGCAGGCCGCGTCCTTCATGGCCTGCGGCTATGCCATGTACACCAATCGGCTGGGCTTCTGCTTCGCGACGGCCGGGCCGGGCGCGTTCAACCTGTTCTCGGGGCTGGCCGTGGCCATGTCCGACTCCTATCCGGTCCTGGCCGTCTCGGGGTACGCCACCATGAAATGGCGCGGATGGGGCTCGCTCAACGAGACCTCGGGAGTGAACCGCACGCCCGACTCCCAGGCCATGTTCGCGGCCACGACCAAGAAGTCCTTCCTGCTCACCGACATCGCCGACACCTGCGACGTTCTTGAGGAGGCGGTCAACATCGCATTCGAGGGAAGGCCCGGGCCCGTGCACATCCACGTGCCCGAGGACCTGACCCACCACGGCGTCGAGGTCACGAACTTCCGGCCGCTGAGGCTCGACGTGAAGCCGGTCCTGCCGGACCCGGCACGGGTGGCGGAGATCGCGGCCGTACTCGCGGACGCCCTGGCACGGGGGAAGCGGATCGTGGCGCTCGTCGGCTTCGGTGCGGTACGCAGCGGGGCGGGACCGGAGATCGAGCGGCTGATCGAGCGGTTCCAGATCCCACTGCTCACCACCCTGGACGGCAAGGGCATCGTGTCCGAGGGACACCCGCTCGCGGTCGGCGTCTTCGCCGACAGCGGCCACTCCAGTGCGTGGAAGGCCTTCCGCCAGGCCGACGTCGTGCTGTGCATCGGCAATTCCCTCAATCAGCACGCCACGTTCAATTACCGCGAGGACCTGTTCGAGAACAAGCTGCTCATCCATGTGAACATCTCCGAGGGCGAGTTCCGCAAGGCCTACCGGGCCGACCACACCCTGTTGTCCGACGCGCGTCCCGCAGTGGCCGCCCTGGCCGACGCGCTGGAGCGGATGGTCGGCGAAGTCCCGGCGGTCGAGATCGACCGCCGGGACTACGAGGCCCGGAAGATCACCCACCTGACGGGAAAGATCCACCCCGGAGAACTCGCGCAGTCGATCGGGCGCATGCTGCCGCCCCGGGGCGTCCTGCTCGCGGACGCGGGCGCCCACGTGGCGTGGCTCGGGTATTACGTGGAGCTCGAACAGGGGCAGAACTTCCGCAAGGCCGGCTCCTTCGGGCCGATGGCCGGACACGTGAACGGAGCCCTCGGAGTCAAGGTCGCCCACCCGGACCGGACCGTCGTCGTCGGCTGCGGCGACGGGTGCTACTCGCTGTCCGGCTTCGAGCTGATGACCGCCGTCGAGCACGAGATCCCCGTCATCTGGGTCATCTTCAACGACGGGGAATTCAAGCTGATCAAACTCTTCCAGATGGTCACGTACGCCGAGTCGGGCCTTGTCGAGTTCCAGAACCCGGACTTCGCTTCGTACGCCCGTGCATGCGGCGCGGACGGCTACCGGGTGGAGACGCTTGAGGATTTCGAGGACGCGTTCCGCGCGGCACTGGCCTCCGGCCGGCCCACGCTCATCGACGCCGAGATCACGCGATGGGCCCTGCCGCACTACAGCCCGTCACCGGACGGCGTGATCGACGGCCTCGTCGAGACCCTCGAAGCACGCTTCCGAGACTGA
- a CDS encoding peroxidase family protein, whose product MDEVERYERYVGGSPEAERLVFERLAGDLVRVQLKAKKRSRSPALERTFHAKAVLGVENARLRFHDDLPGALRTGFARPGAEYRVTVRLSNASGVRQPDFAPDLRGAALRVEVGPDETHDLLMTSFPVSHARDAMEFVAFAKAMAGADSRLGKGYALFVKLPLAVGWSTAARMRRNVVAGTSRTVSSLALETYWSRGAILWGDCGPVRYQLRPAADASPAAAPATPRTDPDPGPDPGPDPDPDPDHLRRELSQRLSRTDVVFEFCVQRYVDARRTSVEDGAAEWREEDAPVLPVATLTIPLQDIHTAEARTSASQVDLLAFNPWHTTEDFRPLGNLNRARKLAYEASSAHRLGHRFLTVEPRRNALLGAPLRAAFRTVDRFVPWHRLPTPLGLLNLMAFRQTLRRHNLIDTEVHEAPPQAGPVEAPLDEELLVRRSYDGTYNDLSAPRMGAVGATFGRTVPPVYRPDQFDTPNPVAVSRQLLQRDVFIPATSLNIIAAAWIQFQVHDWVKHKRLPVAAKSIEVPLPPGETWQNTPGGPREKVMRFGADEAVDPPGSGRPPIVFAGDVSHWWDGSELYGSDLSVAKSLREPDGGAGLRLEEGHLPSGSNGVPRTGFTDNWWLGLSAMHTLFAREHNAVCEALRHEYPRMSEDRVYHTARLIVSALIAKIHTVEWTPAILATKTLDIGMKTNWQGPPKNWLDQLGVWLLEANGQKGIPKTLPDHHGAPYSLTEEFVTVYRMHPLIPDDYELIDHRFGHRLDTLGFTEVQGAAAEPLMRKTGLVNTLYSLGIAHPGAITLHNFPRALQAFKRDGEVIDLSVVDLVRTRRRGVARYNDFRAGLHKPRIRRFEDLSADPDTVARLRDVYRSVDDIDTMVGLFAENPPAGFGFSDTAFRVFILMASRRLQSDRFLTVDFRPEVYTPLGMDWIDRNGMTSVILRHCPELAGTLPRAASAFAPWRPVQPVRNDSGRGRG is encoded by the coding sequence ATGGACGAGGTCGAGCGGTACGAGCGCTACGTCGGCGGCAGTCCTGAGGCCGAACGGCTGGTCTTCGAGCGACTCGCGGGTGACCTCGTTCGGGTACAGCTCAAGGCGAAGAAACGCAGCCGCTCCCCCGCTCTCGAACGGACCTTCCACGCCAAGGCGGTCCTCGGCGTGGAGAACGCCCGTCTGAGGTTCCACGACGACCTCCCCGGGGCCCTGCGCACGGGTTTCGCCAGGCCCGGAGCCGAGTACCGGGTCACGGTCCGGCTTTCCAACGCGAGCGGCGTCCGTCAGCCCGACTTCGCGCCCGATCTGCGCGGGGCGGCGCTGCGGGTCGAGGTGGGCCCCGACGAGACCCACGATCTGCTGATGACGAGCTTCCCGGTCTCCCACGCCCGCGACGCGATGGAGTTCGTCGCCTTCGCGAAGGCCATGGCGGGCGCCGACTCGCGGCTCGGCAAAGGGTACGCCCTGTTCGTCAAGCTGCCCCTGGCGGTCGGCTGGTCCACGGCCGCCCGCATGCGGCGCAACGTCGTCGCGGGAACCAGCCGCACGGTGTCCAGCCTGGCGCTGGAGACGTACTGGAGCCGTGGGGCGATCCTGTGGGGCGACTGCGGACCGGTGCGCTATCAGCTGCGGCCTGCGGCCGACGCCTCACCGGCCGCCGCCCCGGCAACGCCGCGCACCGATCCCGACCCCGGCCCCGACCCCGGCCCCGATCCCGATCCCGATCCCGATCACCTGCGGCGTGAGCTTTCACAGCGGCTGAGTCGGACGGATGTCGTCTTCGAGTTCTGCGTGCAGCGCTACGTGGACGCCCGGCGCACCTCCGTCGAGGACGGCGCGGCCGAGTGGAGGGAGGAGGACGCGCCCGTCCTGCCCGTGGCCACGCTGACCATCCCGCTCCAGGACATCCACACCGCCGAAGCGCGCACCTCCGCGTCGCAGGTCGACCTGCTGGCGTTCAACCCCTGGCACACCACGGAGGACTTCCGCCCCCTGGGCAACCTCAACCGTGCCCGCAAGCTCGCGTACGAGGCGAGCAGCGCCCACCGCCTGGGCCACCGCTTCCTGACCGTCGAGCCACGGCGCAACGCCCTGCTCGGGGCACCGCTCCGGGCCGCCTTCCGTACCGTGGACCGCTTCGTCCCGTGGCACCGGCTGCCCACCCCCCTCGGCCTGCTCAACCTCATGGCCTTTCGGCAGACATTGCGCCGGCACAACCTCATCGACACCGAAGTCCACGAGGCTCCGCCCCAGGCCGGGCCGGTCGAGGCCCCGCTCGACGAAGAGCTGCTGGTCAGGCGCAGTTACGATGGCACCTACAACGATCTGTCGGCGCCGCGGATGGGCGCCGTCGGTGCGACCTTCGGCCGCACCGTGCCCCCCGTCTACCGCCCGGACCAGTTCGACACGCCCAATCCGGTCGCCGTCAGCAGGCAACTGCTCCAGCGTGACGTGTTCATCCCCGCGACGTCGCTGAACATCATCGCCGCCGCGTGGATCCAGTTCCAAGTGCACGACTGGGTCAAGCACAAGAGGCTTCCCGTCGCCGCCAAGAGCATCGAGGTGCCGCTGCCGCCCGGCGAGACCTGGCAGAACACCCCGGGCGGACCGCGGGAGAAGGTGATGCGCTTCGGCGCGGACGAGGCGGTGGATCCACCCGGCAGCGGGCGGCCGCCGATCGTGTTCGCCGGCGACGTCTCGCACTGGTGGGACGGTTCGGAGCTCTACGGCAGCGACCTGTCCGTCGCGAAGTCGCTTCGCGAGCCCGATGGCGGCGCCGGGCTCCGGCTGGAGGAGGGGCACCTGCCCAGCGGCTCGAACGGCGTCCCGCGCACCGGATTCACGGACAACTGGTGGCTCGGCCTCAGCGCCATGCACACCCTGTTCGCCCGTGAGCACAACGCGGTGTGCGAAGCCCTGCGGCACGAATATCCGCGCATGAGCGAAGACCGGGTGTACCACACGGCGCGGCTGATCGTCTCCGCCCTGATCGCGAAGATCCACACGGTCGAATGGACTCCCGCGATCCTCGCCACCAAGACGCTCGACATCGGTATGAAGACCAACTGGCAGGGGCCCCCGAAGAACTGGCTCGACCAGCTGGGCGTCTGGCTGCTGGAGGCGAACGGGCAGAAGGGCATCCCCAAGACCCTGCCCGACCACCACGGTGCCCCGTACTCCCTCACGGAGGAGTTCGTCACCGTCTACCGGATGCACCCCCTGATCCCCGACGACTACGAGCTCATCGACCACCGGTTCGGCCATCGGCTCGACACCCTGGGCTTCACCGAGGTCCAGGGCGCCGCCGCGGAGCCGCTGATGCGCAAGACCGGTCTGGTGAACACCCTGTACTCGCTGGGCATCGCCCACCCGGGGGCGATCACTTTGCACAACTTTCCGCGCGCCCTGCAGGCGTTCAAGCGGGACGGGGAGGTGATCGACCTCTCCGTGGTCGACCTGGTGCGCACCCGGCGCCGCGGCGTCGCGCGCTACAACGACTTCCGCGCCGGCCTGCACAAGCCGCGGATCCGGCGGTTCGAGGACCTCTCCGCCGATCCGGATACGGTCGCACGGCTTCGGGACGTGTACCGCTCGGTGGACGACATCGACACCATGGTGGGGCTCTTCGCCGAGAATCCGCCCGCGGGCTTCGGCTTCAGCGACACCGCCTTCCGCGTCTTCATCCTGATGGCCAGCAGACGGTTGCAGAGCGACCGTTTCCTCACCGTCGACTTCCGGCCAGAGGTCTACACGCCTCTCGGCATGGACTGGATCGATCGCAACGGCATGACGAGCGTCATCCTGCGGCACTGCCCCGAGCTGGCGGGCACCCTGCCGCGCGCGGCCAGCGCGTTCGCGCCCTGGCGCCCGGTCCAGCCCGTACGCAACGACAGCGGCCGCGGCCGCGGCTGA
- a CDS encoding fatty acyl-CoA synthetase — translation MTAVRDNTVDGLVRDSARRVPGRVAVRYRDRAWTYRELDAAVSTGAAVLRGRYGLAAGDRVATFAHNSDAYLIAFLACARAGLTHVPVNQNLTGEDLAHILGDCGSALVLADPDLAERVPAAHAVRPLRDAPGSFLAELAEPLPYDGGPGDPSAVVQLLYTSGTTALPKGAMMTHRALAHEYESAIDALDLREADRPVHALPLYHSAQMHVFLLPYLAVGARNTVLDAPAPDALLDLVEAGGADSLFAPPTVWIALAGHPRFAAAELGALRKAYYGASVMPVPVLERLRGRLPGLGFYNCFGQSEIGPLATVLGPDEHEGRMDSCGRPVRHVEAKVVDEDGAPVPDGTAGEVVYRSPQLCLGYWNDARATEKAFRDGWFRSGDLAVRDAEGYFTVVDRVKDVINSGGVLVASRQVEDVLYTHPGVAEAAVVGLPDQRWIEAVTAVVVPSGEVTEAELVAYARERLAHFKAPKRVVFVDALPRNASGKILKRELRDRFAEH, via the coding sequence ATGACGGCAGTGCGGGACAACACGGTCGACGGACTCGTACGGGACAGCGCGCGGCGGGTCCCCGGCCGGGTGGCGGTCCGCTACCGCGACCGTGCCTGGACCTACCGGGAACTCGACGCGGCCGTCTCCACCGGCGCCGCCGTCCTGCGCGGGCGCTACGGGCTGGCCGCGGGCGACCGGGTCGCGACCTTCGCCCACAACAGCGACGCCTACCTCATCGCCTTCCTCGCCTGCGCCCGCGCCGGCCTCACCCACGTTCCGGTCAACCAGAACCTCACCGGCGAGGACCTCGCGCACATCCTCGGCGACTGCGGCAGCGCCCTGGTCCTGGCCGACCCGGACCTGGCGGAGCGGGTGCCCGCCGCACACGCCGTCCGCCCGCTGCGCGACGCCCCCGGCTCCTTCCTGGCCGAGCTCGCCGAACCGCTCCCGTACGACGGGGGGCCCGGGGATCCGTCGGCGGTGGTGCAGCTGCTCTACACCTCCGGGACCACCGCCCTGCCCAAGGGCGCGATGATGACCCACCGGGCCCTGGCGCACGAGTACGAGAGCGCGATCGACGCCCTGGACCTCCGGGAGGCGGACCGCCCCGTCCACGCCCTGCCGCTGTACCACTCGGCCCAGATGCACGTGTTCCTGCTGCCCTACCTGGCGGTCGGCGCGCGCAACACCGTCCTCGACGCACCGGCCCCCGACGCGCTCCTCGACCTGGTGGAGGCGGGCGGCGCCGACAGCCTGTTCGCACCGCCGACGGTGTGGATCGCCCTCGCCGGCCACCCGAGGTTCGCGGCCGCGGAGCTGGGCGCACTGCGCAAGGCCTACTACGGCGCCTCGGTCATGCCGGTGCCCGTCCTGGAACGGCTGCGGGGGCGGCTGCCCGGGCTCGGGTTCTACAACTGTTTCGGGCAGAGCGAGATCGGCCCGCTGGCCACCGTGCTGGGGCCGGACGAACACGAGGGCCGGATGGACTCCTGCGGCCGGCCGGTGCGCCACGTGGAGGCGAAGGTCGTCGACGAGGACGGCGCCCCGGTGCCGGACGGCACGGCGGGGGAGGTGGTGTACCGCTCGCCACAGCTGTGCCTGGGCTACTGGAACGACGCGCGGGCCACGGAGAAGGCCTTCCGGGACGGGTGGTTCCGCTCGGGTGACCTCGCGGTGCGCGACGCGGAGGGTTATTTCACCGTCGTCGACCGGGTGAAGGACGTCATCAACTCGGGCGGGGTGCTCGTCGCCTCCCGGCAGGTCGAGGACGTGCTGTACACCCACCCGGGGGTGGCGGAGGCGGCCGTGGTCGGACTGCCGGACCAGCGGTGGATCGAGGCGGTCACGGCGGTCGTGGTCCCGAGCGGGGAGGTCACGGAGGCGGAGCTGGTGGCGTACGCCCGTGAGCGGCTGGCGCACTTCAAGGCCCCGAAGCGGGTGGTCTTCGTGGACGCCCTGCCGCGCAACGCCAGCGGGAAGATCCTCAAGCGGGAACTCCGCGACCGCTTCGCTGAGCACTGA
- a CDS encoding calcium:proton antiporter, which yields MSTATSKSPLTDWTVIVPVVALIALVFSWGRELPGFAVGLVALCLAGAVLAAVHHAEVVAHRVGEPFGSLVLAVAVTVIEVALIVTLMADGGDKTASLARDTVFAAVMITCNGIVGLSLLVGALRNRVAVFNAEGSGAALATVATLAVLSLVLPTFTTSKPGPEFSTAQLTFAAVASLALYGLFIAVQTVRHRDYFLPVATGAGSSGGTGAEGAGGGGDGGHAEPPTVRATLISLGLLLVALVAVVGDAKSVSPAIEAGVAKAGLPNAVVGVIIALLVLAPETLAAVNAARRDRVQTSLNLGYGSAIASIGLTIPAIALASIWLSGPLLLGLGPIHMVLLALTVVVSALTIAPGRATLLQGGVHLVILAAYLFLAVSP from the coding sequence ATGAGTACGGCAACGAGCAAATCACCCCTGACCGACTGGACCGTCATCGTCCCCGTCGTGGCGCTCATCGCGCTCGTCTTCAGCTGGGGACGGGAACTGCCCGGATTCGCCGTGGGCCTGGTCGCCCTGTGTCTGGCGGGAGCGGTGCTGGCGGCCGTGCACCATGCCGAGGTGGTCGCGCACCGGGTGGGGGAACCCTTCGGCTCGCTCGTCCTGGCCGTCGCCGTCACGGTCATCGAAGTGGCCCTGATCGTCACCCTGATGGCCGACGGCGGCGACAAGACCGCCTCCCTCGCCCGGGACACGGTCTTCGCCGCAGTGATGATCACCTGCAACGGCATCGTCGGCCTGTCCCTGCTCGTCGGCGCCCTGCGCAACCGGGTCGCCGTCTTCAACGCCGAGGGCTCCGGTGCGGCGCTGGCCACCGTGGCGACCCTGGCCGTCCTCAGCCTGGTCCTGCCGACGTTCACCACCAGCAAGCCGGGTCCGGAGTTCTCCACCGCCCAGCTGACCTTCGCCGCGGTCGCCTCGCTCGCCCTGTACGGGCTGTTCATCGCCGTCCAGACGGTCCGCCACCGGGACTACTTCCTGCCCGTGGCCACCGGGGCCGGCTCCTCCGGGGGCACGGGGGCCGAGGGGGCCGGCGGGGGCGGGGACGGCGGCCACGCCGAGCCGCCCACCGTCCGCGCCACCCTGATCAGCCTCGGCCTGCTGCTCGTCGCACTCGTCGCCGTCGTCGGCGACGCCAAGTCCGTCTCGCCCGCCATCGAGGCGGGCGTCGCCAAGGCCGGCCTGCCCAACGCCGTCGTCGGCGTCATCATCGCCCTGCTGGTGCTGGCCCCCGAGACCCTCGCCGCCGTCAACGCCGCCCGCCGCGACCGCGTCCAGACCAGCCTCAATCTGGGGTACGGCTCGGCCATCGCGAGCATCGGCCTGACCATCCCGGCCATCGCGCTCGCCTCCATCTGGCTCTCCGGCCCGCTGCTGCTGGGCCTCGGGCCGATCCACATGGTGCTGCTCGCCCTGACCGTCGTGGTCAGCGCCCTCACCATCGCGCCCGGCCGGGCGACCCTCCTCCAGGGCGGAGTGCACCTCGTGATCCTGGCCGCGTACCTGTTCCTGGCCGTCAGCCCGTGA